The Dermacentor andersoni chromosome 1, qqDerAnde1_hic_scaffold, whole genome shotgun sequence genomic interval CTGATGTGCGGTGACATTGAGAGCAACCCCGGCCCCGACAAGCTAGACGTAATCCTTGGCGAACCAAAAAAGATGTCTACTGGCCAGACAGAATTGGTTAAGGAAGTGCAAGAGCTTAAGTTCCAACTTCTGTCAATGGACCAGAAAATGACTAATCTAACTACGCGTCTCAGCGCCTTAGAAATTCACTGCGGAAGTCTATCTACACTCCGCAGTGATCTGGAGGGGATTCAGGCCACTTCGGCTGCAACGTCTCGTTTAGTTGGTGTGCTGGAAGCTCGTCTAGATGACGCAGAGAATCGCTCTCGGCGTAATAACCTACTTTTCTATGGTTTACCCGATACCAACCCCACTGAAACGTATTCGCTTACAGAAGACTTGGTTATTCGCCACTGCTCTGACCACCTGGACACCCAGTTGAGCCCTAACGATATTGAACGCGCCCATCGCCTCGGACGACACTCTAAGGACAGGAAACGCCCAATTATCGTTAAGTTTACATTCTTTAAAACTAAAGAATCAATTCTATCTAAAGGTTCAAAATTCAAAGGTACAGACTACAGCGTAGGTGAAGACTTTTCGCGCCGCGTTCAAAACTGCCGGAAACATCTTGTCGCTTTTGCCAGGGCGAAGTCCGTGCCTTTTTCCCTGAGATTTAAAACTTTGCATATTCGCCCCGAACGTTACGTTTTTGATGAACTTTCAGAATCTGTAAAAGAAATATCTTAACAATCAACTCATCCTTGCCGGTCATCGCGCTATCCCCCACCTACGCCATGTGCCAACGTTTCACTATCAGTAATCTTTACTAACATTCGCAGCTTCCTGCCGAAACGCGA includes:
- the LOC140215529 gene encoding uncharacterized protein yields the protein MLVYSPSIICVMLPAVLRFLGDRDLALGGPIVSNNTHRANYKGAATVHRNLWARWLCHNTRAPLRGAADGRTLCVATPNLPTQVNLTLIADWEAPSSATTLTVPTIKEQRPSTATCGLGGCATTRLHNPFVLAMQVGNHRTLFTKKNTTNYFLVQLPSPQCCLATCIECFHVVRPLLLMCGDIESNPGPDKLDVILGEPKKMSTGQTELVKEVQELKFQLLSMDQKMTNLTTRLSALEIHCGSLSTLRSDLEGIQATSAATSRLVGVLEARLDDAENRSRRNNLLFYGLPDTNPTETYSLTEDLVIRHCSDHLDTQLSPNDIERAHRLGRHSKDRKRPIIVKFTFFKTKESILSKGSKFKGTDYSVGEDFSRRVQNCRKHLVAFARAKSVPFSLRFKTLHIRPERYVFDELSESVKEIS